The following are encoded in a window of Acipenser ruthenus chromosome 26, fAciRut3.2 maternal haplotype, whole genome shotgun sequence genomic DNA:
- the LOC131701770 gene encoding proline-rich protein HaeIII subfamily 1-like, which produces MMSTALLLCLLGTAFAAPTPQQKGATEPASIEILVPYGFPGQAFGLPQHPVSNHPSSPAQNPLHRHTGPVSIEFLYPYGYPGQTFGNPQQPTSIFPSHGFIKPNGRWSNEVHYNPQSPLDQNPQQQAPAGPASIEMLVPYGYPGHTFGLPQQTQQNPSAAGSQTPQQQGPTGPVSIEILYPYRYPGHPFGHPQQTVSKTNPAAPAPQTPQQQGPTGAGSIEILVPYGYPGSLGHPQQTGSIFPSQGFIKHKVPQPAGQRSIEILYPFGFGDQQPNFPFGNMPPAMTQQPSQQVTNVDPSVGMLQEPAQPVQPSEDAQAKKED; this is translated from the exons acacCACAGCAAAAAGGAGCTACAGAACCTGCCAGTATAGAAATC CTTGTTCCATATGGATTCCCAGGCCAAGCCTTCGGACTGCCACAGCACCCCGTATCA AACCACCCCTCCTCCCCAGCACAGAATCCTCTGCACAGACACACCGGGCCTGTCAGCATTGAATTT CTGTATCCTTATGGTTATCCAGGACAAACGTTCGGAAACCCACAGCAACCAACATCA ATCTTTCCTTCCCACGGATTTATCAAGCCCAATGGTAGATGGAGTAATGAAGTA CACTACAATCCTCAATCTCCTCTAGACCAGAATCCCCAGCAACAAGCACCAGCAGGACCTGCCAGCATCGAAATG CTAGTTCCATATGGGTACCCAGGCCACACCTTTGGACTGCCACAACAAACACAG CAGAACCCTTCAGCAGCAGGATCTCAGACACCCCAGCAACAAGGACCGACGGGACCTGTCAGTATAGAAATT CTGTATCCTTACAGATATCCAGGCCATCCTTTTGGACATCCACAGCAAACCGTATCA AAGACCAATCCGGCTGCACCCGCGCCACAGACTCCTCAGCAACAAGGACCCACAGGAGCTGGCAGTATTGAAATC CTGGTTCCATATGGCTACCCAGGGTCTTTAGGACACCCTCAGCAAACAGGATCT ATCTTCCCATCCCAGGGATTCATTAAACACAAGGTGCCACAACCAGCGGGTCAACGCAGTATAGAAATT CTCTACCCATTTGGATTTGGAGACCAGCAACCG AACTTCCCATTTGGAAATATGCCCCCAGCAATGACACAACAGCCATCTCAGCAGGTCACAAAT GTTGACCCTTCTGTTGGGATGCTACAGGAACCAGCCCAGCCTGTGCAACCAAGTGAAGAT GCCCAAGCTAAAAAGGAAGATTAA